From Armatimonadota bacterium:
CCTGGTTGGCGCCCTTGCCGCCGGGGATGGTGTGGAATTCGTCGCCGTGGATGGTCTCCCCGGGGCGCGGCAGGCGCTCCGCTCGCACCACCAAGTCCATATTGATGCTGCCGATGACGACCACGCGCGGCACTGCGTCGCCTCCCAGCTAGGTTTTCCACTGCGGGCTTGTCATCACCTCCTGCGCCTCCTCCGCTTTCAGCATCACCGAACCGCCGCAGGGCGGGCGCTGTCCGACCGCAGGTGTCACCCCGCGGCCATCGTCTCGCGCACCGCGGCAATCGTCGCATCAATATCGGCGTCGGTGATGTCGCGGTAGGTGCACATGCGTACGACGGTTGCGCTGTAGTGCAAGACCAGGACGCCGCGGGCGGCCATCGCCTTGACGAATCCCTGGGCGTCGAGGCCGGCGCGCGCGACATGCATCCGCACCATGTTGGTATGTGGCGGCTCTACCCCCAGGCCAGCGAGGCCCCGCAGACCCTCCGCCAGCCGCTGCGCCCGCCGGTGGTCATCCGCCAGGCGTTCGATCATCTTCTCCAGCGCCACCATACCCGCCGCTGCGATCACGCCCGCCTGGCGCATCTGCCCGCCCAGCAGCGACCGCATCTCCCGCGCGCGGCTCATGTCTTTCGCGCCGCCGACCACCAGCGAGCCGATGGGTGCGCTCAACCCCTTCGACAGGCAGAAAGAGACGACATCGGCGTCACGACATAGCTCGGCGGCAGGCGTGCCGAGCGCGACCTCGGCGTTGAAGACACGGGCGCCGTCCACGTAGAGCTTCAGGTCGCGTTCGCGCGCCAGCGCAGCATAAGTCGCCATCTGCGCGAAATCCAGCGGCACGCCGCCCGCGAAGTTGTGTGTGTTCTCAACCGCCAGCACCCGCGGGCGCACAAAGCTGCGCCGCCCGAGCAGAGCGCGGATCTCATCCGGGTCGGGAGCGCCGGTCTCGTCGTTGGCCACCAGCGGAACGATGCCCGCAAGCGCCGGTATCCCGCGCTCGAAGGTCAACATGTGGCAGTTGCGCCCGGCGACGACGCCGTCGCCGCGCTCGCACAGGGTGAGCATGGACACCAAGTTGGCCATGGTGCCGCTGGGGACGAAGAGGGCGGCTTCCTTGCCCAGGCGCGCGGCCGCCGTTTCCTGAAGCCGGTTCACCGTCGGGTCCTCGCCGAAGCCGTCGTTGCCGACGGCGGCGCGGCGCATCGCCTCGCGCATCTCGTCGTCGGGGGTCGAACTCGTGTCACTACGCAGATCTATCGGCACAATGGGGACCTCTCGCAGCAACCTCGGGGCGGCCACTGGAATCGCCGACGAAGCTGGGCGCCTCACACCGAACGGCCCGCCGCCACCCCCTCCGCCCATGCAACCACCGCTTCTGCCAGGCGCAAGGCCTCGCGGTACTCTTGATTCGAGACGGGCGTCTCTTCGCCGGGATAGCGAAAGACGGTGGCGTAGTCGGTGAGTTGGGCCGAGGCAATGAGATCGGCGGTGCGTGGGAGGTCCGGGGGAAGCAGGTCAATCAGACGTTCGATGCTGTGGAGACTGGGCGCAGGAACTGCACTGTGAACCAGCACCGCCTTGATGCTCTTCTCCACCGCCTGCGGCGCGTGGAAGCACAGAGTCTCCAATAGCACATCGCCCGCTGCTGGTTGTCGGGCGATGGCGAGGTCGCTGCGTGCGAACCGCAGCCAGGAGGCCGGCGATCCGGGGTCATGCGGCATAGATTTCCTTGCCCTCCGCGAGAATGCTGCGGTAGATGAGGCCGATGTTGTCGCGATGACGCTCCAGGTGCTCAGGGGTCGTGACCAGGATGTCAACGCCGAAGGGAATGCCGAAGAGCTGTGTGTGCAGAAACCGCGAGGTCTCGCGCCGGGGAGTGCCGTCGGGCATCACCACCAGCACATCCACGTCACTGTCGAGTCCCATCTCGCCGCGCGCGGCGGAGCCAAAGAGGATGATGCGCAGCGGATGGGCCGCGTCCACGATCCGACGGACAAGCTCGGCAGTCTGTTCCCGGCTGGGCGGCAAGGAATCACCCCCGTGCTGCCGACTACTGTTCGCCGGGGCCGGGGGTAATCCTCCACCGGCGAGACTGCAGATGGCAGGTAGGGGCGCAGCACTCTGCGCCCCTACGCGACGATCACCGCTATCCAGCGGTCACTCAGAAATCCAGGATGCGGGCAAATGCCTCGTGCCCCGCCTCCTCCGGCAGCGGCAGCCCGGTGACCTTGGCGGCGCGCTCGGTGAGGGCGACGAGGTCGCTGCGGTCGAGCAGGTTGAGCTTCCACTTGCGGCAGCCCGCCATGAGCTGCTGCAGCCCGACGCCGAGCCGATCCACAAAATAGGTGTAGAGCCCCACCGCCGGCCACGGTATCTCCTTGCCCACCTTGTCGCCGTACTTCTCGCGCAGCTCGGTGCTGGCGACGAAGAAGTGAGTGGGGTCGTTGCCGTAGAGACTGGTGAAGGCCGCGGGCAGCTTGCCGGTGCCGGACAGCTCCACGAAATAGTCGGCCTTCATGACGGCGGTCAGCGGCGAGCGGCCCATGGCGATGGCCTTGATCAACGGCCCGTCGCCGAAGTTGCTGGCGGCGATGGCCTTGAAGATCTGGGTTTCGTTGACGAAGCCGCCGGCGAAGGCGATGTCGGGGACGTACTTGCCCTTGTGCTTGAGGATGCGCGCGCCCTCCAGCACCTGCGCGAGCAGGTAGAGCGTCGGGGTGCTGCACTCATTCATCATCGGCACCGGGCTCATGCCGGTGCCGCCGCCGGCGCCGTCGAAGGTCAGCAGGTCAATCTTCGCCTGCGACGCGCACTTGAGCGTGAAGGCGACCGCCGCCGCGTTGTAGGCGCCGGTCTTGAGGAAGACCTTCTTCGCCCCCTGCTCGCGCAGCCAGGCAATGTCCTCGATGAAGCTCTTCTCCTCGGGGAAGCCGACGCGGCTGTGGCGCTCGAAGGTGGCGAAGATGCCGTCCTTGAAGGCCTCCTGCACCGCGGGATCGGTGGGATCGGGTAGAACGATATAGCCGCGCTGCTTGAGCAGCAGCGCCTTCTCCAGGTTGTCCACCCGCACCTCGCCGCCGATGGCCTTGGCGCCCTGGCCCCACTTGCGCTCGATGACGTTGACGCCGAGCTCCTTCAGCGCATAGAGCTCGACCGCGCCGCGCTGATCCTCGACATTGGTCTGCACGACGATGTCGCCGTGGGTGCCGTCCCAGAACTTGCGGTAGGAATCAATGCGCCAGCGCATGCCGGGGGACTCGACGACCTTGCCGTCCTTGTAAGTCGCCTCCGGGTCCATGCCGCAGACGTTCTCGCCCACGGTCTGGATGGTGCCGCTGATGGCGCAGCCGGCGGCCAGCGCCTCCCAGTTGCGGGTGGCGACGTCGGTGGAACCCATGCCGGCGAGGAGTACGGGCACCTTGAGCGGCACCCCGCCGACGGTGGTGGAGATGTCCACGTTGGGGAAGGTGGCGTGGTCGGGGTCGGCCTGGATGCCCTCGGCGCCCAGGACTTCGACCTGAATCTGCACATCGGACCAGTTCAACAGGTAGTCCTTGTTGGAGGCGGCAGTGCTGTGCCCGAACGCCTCCGGGCTGGGATACAGCACCTCGCGCCCGCGAAACGCCGACTTGCTGATCTCGCACAGCACGTTGCACTCGCGGATGCACAGCGGGCACATGCCGCTGATGGGGGTGGCATCGCGCACCCGCAGCGCGGTGCCGCTGGTGGACCGTGAGTTCTCGTTGTACCAAGGCATGAGTTTCGTCCTCCTTTGCTCGCTCCAGATTCCCACTCCGGGCGCTCGGTGCGACCCGTGCGGTTGAATCCCTGCGCCCCCCAAACAAAAAGGCGCCCCGATGCTATTCGCACCGAGACGCCATCGTCTCGAACCGCTCACAGTCGCGCCCGACCACGCCGTCGGACCGCTGCCATTCAGGCATGAAAACCCGCCTGTGGGTGTGTATTACGACATGCGTCGGCCGTTTACCTTCACGCTGGTGAAAACATGCGCCCCCGAATAATCGTCGGCGCCGTGAGACCAGCTAAGCCGGCCCAAGACAGCGAGCCCGCCGCAATCTGCCGGGCAGCTCCGCGGCAGGCGTGCTGCGCGGTCACCTGAGGGCCACGACCCACAGCAGTTGTGCTTCTTCGGCCGCCGGGTTGCTCCACGCGCTGGGCACGTCGTTCTCCAGGTAGATGCTGTCGCCAGGTTGGAGCTCGCGGGTTCTGCCGGCGATTTCCACATGCAGACGCCCGGTCAGTAGGAGTCCGAACTCGGTGCCCTTGCGCAGAGAGAAGTGCTTGTTCAGCTTGGCGCCGGGCGGGACGATCACCATCAGCGGCTCCACATCGCCCACCAGGTCGAGGTCACGCAGGCGCTCGACATAGACCGGCTTCCGCTTGCTGCCAGCCACGCGGCTGCGCGGGCGGTCTTTCTGGCGCATGATGGTGACGGCGTCTTTGGGCATCTCGTGGCCGTCGAGCACCGTCGCCAGGTTCAGCTCCAGCTTGCGCGCCACTGCGAAGAGGTTGGGCAGCGAGAGCGCGATGAGGCCGTTCTCGGCTTGGGAAACCGTGCTCGCGGTCACGCCGAGCAAATCGCCAAGCTCCGCCTGCGACATGCCGCGCTGCAAGCGCGCCGCGCGGATGAGCTTGCCGAGCCGCAGCAGCTCGCGTCTGCTGTCGGCGACGAGGTTGAGCTTGCCGCGGACGTCCTGGTAGCGATGTGGCGCCTCCGCTTCGGCGCCCAAGGCGCGCCCCTCGGCCTTTACGAGCCGCAGCGCATAGCCGCCCTCGACGCGGGACAGATCCACCGCAACCTGGGTTACATGCTTGAGGTTGGCGCGGAACGACGAGGAATGCGCCTCTTTCTCCAGCACCCAGTAGGCGATGGTCTTGAGGTCGTACAGCCGCGGGCAGGCGTAGGTGAAGAAGCGATACGCTCGGGATGTCTCGGCCCACAGATCCTGCATCCCCGTGAGG
This genomic window contains:
- a CDS encoding HEPN domain-containing protein encodes the protein MPHDPGSPASWLRFARSDLAIARQPAAGDVLLETLCFHAPQAVEKSIKAVLVHSAVPAPSLHSIERLIDLLPPDLPRTADLIASAQLTDYATVFRYPGEETPVSNQEYREALRLAEAVVAWAEGVAAGRSV
- a CDS encoding nucleotidyltransferase domain-containing protein, whose protein sequence is MPPSREQTAELVRRIVDAAHPLRIILFGSAARGEMGLDSDVDVLVVMPDGTPRRETSRFLHTQLFGIPFGVDILVTTPEHLERHRDNIGLIYRSILAEGKEIYAA
- a CDS encoding helix-turn-helix domain-containing protein, with protein sequence MQKEIRVSTGVSWLDDLLGQLRIGENVVWEVDAGANVEAFMRAFLEANIRGGTNAVYVSFNHSPVTMKERLGDLFDEPQFILVDCFTDGKGHSDPVFSRFYDSATEQDLAHVVRVTNPASVEAFTETANAIEGRAGVGAKYVFDSLTGMQDLWAETSRAYRFFTYACPRLYDLKTIAYWVLEKEAHSSSFRANLKHVTQVAVDLSRVEGGYALRLVKAEGRALGAEAEAPHRYQDVRGKLNLVADSRRELLRLGKLIRAARLQRGMSQAELGDLLGVTASTVSQAENGLIALSLPNLFAVARKLELNLATVLDGHEMPKDAVTIMRQKDRPRSRVAGSKRKPVYVERLRDLDLVGDVEPLMVIVPPGAKLNKHFSLRKGTEFGLLLTGRLHVEIAGRTRELQPGDSIYLENDVPSAWSNPAAEEAQLLWVVALR
- a CDS encoding GntG family PLP-dependent aldolase; translation: MPIDLRSDTSSTPDDEMREAMRRAAVGNDGFGEDPTVNRLQETAAARLGKEAALFVPSGTMANLVSMLTLCERGDGVVAGRNCHMLTFERGIPALAGIVPLVANDETGAPDPDEIRALLGRRSFVRPRVLAVENTHNFAGGVPLDFAQMATYAALARERDLKLYVDGARVFNAEVALGTPAAELCRDADVVSFCLSKGLSAPIGSLVVGGAKDMSRAREMRSLLGGQMRQAGVIAAAGMVALEKMIERLADDHRRAQRLAEGLRGLAGLGVEPPHTNMVRMHVARAGLDAQGFVKAMAARGVLVLHYSATVVRMCTYRDITDADIDATIAAVRETMAAG
- a CDS encoding glutamate synthase-related protein; the protein is MPWYNENSRSTSGTALRVRDATPISGMCPLCIRECNVLCEISKSAFRGREVLYPSPEAFGHSTAASNKDYLLNWSDVQIQVEVLGAEGIQADPDHATFPNVDISTTVGGVPLKVPVLLAGMGSTDVATRNWEALAAGCAISGTIQTVGENVCGMDPEATYKDGKVVESPGMRWRIDSYRKFWDGTHGDIVVQTNVEDQRGAVELYALKELGVNVIERKWGQGAKAIGGEVRVDNLEKALLLKQRGYIVLPDPTDPAVQEAFKDGIFATFERHSRVGFPEEKSFIEDIAWLREQGAKKVFLKTGAYNAAAVAFTLKCASQAKIDLLTFDGAGGGTGMSPVPMMNECSTPTLYLLAQVLEGARILKHKGKYVPDIAFAGGFVNETQIFKAIAASNFGDGPLIKAIAMGRSPLTAVMKADYFVELSGTGKLPAAFTSLYGNDPTHFFVASTELREKYGDKVGKEIPWPAVGLYTYFVDRLGVGLQQLMAGCRKWKLNLLDRSDLVALTERAAKVTGLPLPEEAGHEAFARILDF
- a CDS encoding PfkB family carbohydrate kinase, encoding MPRVVVIGSINMDLVVRAERLPRPGETIHGDEFHTIPGGKGANQ